A window of Microcystis aeruginosa FD4 contains these coding sequences:
- a CDS encoding dienelactone hydrolase family protein, which yields MLQNLSDFDELELTFDNETRTVFRKGQGPAVIVMHEIPGIHPGVIRLANAFCNAGLSVWLPSLLGKPGKKVSIPYIANSLGRACVMQEFTVLATNKNSPVTSWLRLLARYAHSQSGGPGVGAIGMCLTGGFALAMMIEEAVLAPVVCNPSLPFALTLSRQSEVGVDENTLEQAKARSAEQNICLLGLRFTNDIFVPSQRFRRLRQAFGSNFLVIEIDSSIGNQHGINPLAHSVLGVNYVDRPEHPTVIAESQTVAFIRDRLIQS from the coding sequence ATGTTACAGAATTTATCTGATTTTGACGAGCTTGAATTGACTTTTGATAATGAAACTCGTACTGTTTTTCGCAAAGGTCAAGGGCCAGCAGTAATTGTTATGCACGAGATTCCGGGGATTCACCCTGGAGTGATTCGGTTAGCCAATGCTTTTTGTAATGCGGGTTTATCGGTTTGGTTGCCTTCATTGTTAGGTAAACCAGGCAAAAAGGTCAGTATCCCCTACATAGCAAACTCTTTAGGTCGTGCTTGTGTTATGCAAGAGTTTACCGTATTAGCAACCAATAAAAACAGTCCGGTGACCTCTTGGTTAAGATTGTTAGCCCGATATGCCCATAGTCAATCTGGCGGACCTGGAGTCGGAGCTATTGGAATGTGTCTTACAGGAGGTTTTGCTTTGGCAATGATGATAGAAGAGGCGGTATTAGCCCCTGTTGTTTGCAATCCTTCACTTCCGTTTGCCCTAACACTGTCCCGTCAATCAGAGGTAGGAGTTGATGAAAATACCCTAGAACAAGCAAAAGCCAGAAGTGCTGAACAAAACATTTGTTTATTAGGGTTGCGATTTACCAATGATATCTTCGTTCCTTCCCAAAGGTTTCGGAGACTTCGTCAGGCTTTTGGCTCTAACTTTCTAGTGATCGAAATTGATTCCTCTATTGGTAATCAACATGGGATTAATCCCTTAGCACATTCGGTTTTAGGAGTGAATTATGTTGATCGCCCAGAACATCCAACCGTTATCGCTGAATCTCAAACTGTAGCTTTTATTAGGGATCGTCTGATTCAATCTTAA
- a CDS encoding IS5 family transposase: protein MTYEQVKTLKPTEFKRLWVVYPDTFKDMVTVLKAEKVWQKKTGRPSKLSTEDQLLITLEYWREYRTYFHRGNSWGVNESTAYRIVRKVENILIKSGLFNLPGKKALLESNSEIEIIVVDVSEDEIERPKKKQKSYYSGKQGYHTLKSQVVADQKSEQVICVRCEKGRVHDFRLWKESKIRLNKEIEILGDKGYQGIQKIHQNSQIPHKKKKKEKLSKEQKKANRQLSQRRIVIEHIHRRLKIFRILSSRYRNRRRRFGLRLNLIAGIYNYEFRYRQKDIS, encoded by the coding sequence ATGACTTACGAACAAGTAAAAACTTTAAAGCCAACAGAGTTCAAACGCTTGTGGGTCGTGTATCCAGATACATTTAAGGATATGGTAACAGTCCTAAAGGCAGAAAAAGTTTGGCAAAAAAAGACAGGTAGACCTAGCAAATTGAGTACGGAAGACCAACTACTAATAACATTAGAATATTGGCGAGAATATCGCACCTATTTTCATCGGGGAAATAGTTGGGGTGTTAACGAATCAACGGCGTATAGAATTGTTAGGAAAGTAGAGAATATTCTCATCAAATCAGGTCTGTTTAATCTACCCGGAAAAAAAGCCCTATTAGAAAGTAATAGTGAAATAGAAATAATAGTGGTGGATGTGTCAGAAGATGAGATAGAAAGACCCAAAAAAAAACAGAAATCATACTATAGTGGCAAGCAGGGATACCACACATTAAAGTCGCAAGTCGTTGCCGATCAAAAAAGCGAGCAGGTAATCTGTGTCCGTTGTGAGAAAGGAAGAGTCCATGATTTTCGACTGTGGAAAGAGAGCAAAATAAGGTTAAATAAGGAAATAGAAATATTAGGGGATAAAGGCTATCAAGGAATTCAGAAAATCCATCAAAACAGTCAAATTCCTCATAAAAAAAAGAAAAAAGAAAAACTAAGTAAAGAGCAAAAAAAAGCCAATCGTCAGTTATCACAACGGCGCATAGTTATAGAACATATTCATCGTCGTCTCAAAATATTTCGGATACTTTCATCAAGATACAGAAATCGCAGACGGCGATTTGGTCTGAGATTGAATTTGATTGCTGGTATCTACAATTACGAATTTCGTTACCGACAAAAGGATATATCTTGA
- a CDS encoding BrnA antitoxin family protein — MRKEYDFSKGKRGALISSKGKTRITIYLDDEILAYFREQAETAGMGYQTLINEVLKQYIQSPKERSLTQSDLPKNWV; from the coding sequence ATGAGAAAGGAATATGATTTTTCTAAAGGAAAACGGGGGGCGCTCATTTCCTCTAAGGGAAAAACACGCATTACCATTTATCTAGATGATGAGATTCTAGCTTATTTTCGAGAACAGGCTGAAACCGCAGGAATGGGCTATCAAACCCTAATTAATGAGGTTTTAAAACAATATATCCAATCTCCTAAGGAGCGATCGCTCACTCAGTCCGATTTACCGAAAAATTGGGTTTAA
- a CDS encoding ATP-binding cassette domain-containing protein produces MSRQILQSHFDNSFQADVNSSSALKVIEVKDLYKHYDELVAIKGINFSVRKGEIFGLIGPDGAGKTSTFHILGGIMEASAGKVTVLGHPPRQVRLSIGYLTQKFSLYSDLTIEENLRYSAGVCQVSSHVYTQLRNKYLQLVNLQGFSDRLAGQLSGGMKQKLALCCALISQPEILLLDEPTTGVDPVSRREFWDILVGIAHAGMTIVVATPYLDEAERCHRIAFIHKGKIEQIGILSELRDSLALKRLEIRTLELESLEKILIAHCHKKFLVDVQTFGDRLDVLVKNSHHGKTEIKNLCQLNKIKLDSIQVVEPTLENVFITRLQQLENPPPFKPFPHDQGNHFRENSDLAIEVNSLGKVFGNFKAVKEINLEVQYGEIYGLLGANGAGKTTTIKMLCGLIEPTTGQLSLAGTQVNSRSSQLRQKIGYMSQKFTLYDDLTILENLEFYCGVYGVSRRLRRRKIEWVLETCGLHGKEKMLTGNLPGGWKQRVAFGASVMHEPSILFLDEPTSGVDPLARRQFWKLINQFARSGTSILVTTHYLEEAEQCNRIGFMVGGEIVAQGSPSELKATQPGELIELSTNNIQQTYDLLKKELEPWRVSFFGDRLHVIVINPDFEISQIKTLLKVANIQIFLIRPIPFSLEDVFITIVERHSKRD; encoded by the coding sequence ATGAGTCGTCAAATTTTACAATCACATTTTGATAACTCTTTTCAAGCTGATGTTAATTCATCTTCAGCCTTGAAGGTTATTGAAGTTAAAGACCTCTATAAACATTATGATGAATTAGTGGCTATTAAAGGGATTAATTTTTCTGTGCGAAAAGGAGAAATTTTTGGGTTAATTGGACCCGATGGTGCAGGAAAAACGAGTACCTTCCATATTTTAGGTGGTATAATGGAAGCTTCAGCCGGAAAAGTAACGGTTTTGGGACACCCACCTCGCCAAGTTCGCCTCTCCATTGGCTATTTAACTCAGAAATTTTCTTTATATTCAGACTTGACGATTGAAGAGAACCTACGTTACAGTGCCGGAGTATGCCAAGTTTCTTCTCATGTTTATACTCAATTACGTAATAAATATTTGCAATTAGTTAATTTACAGGGATTTAGTGACCGTTTGGCTGGACAACTTTCAGGGGGAATGAAACAGAAATTGGCTCTATGTTGTGCGTTAATTTCTCAACCAGAAATTCTTTTATTAGATGAACCAACAACAGGCGTTGATCCCGTTTCTCGTCGTGAGTTTTGGGATATTTTAGTAGGAATTGCTCATGCAGGAATGACAATTGTTGTTGCGACCCCATATCTTGATGAGGCTGAACGTTGTCATCGAATTGCTTTCATCCATAAAGGAAAAATTGAGCAAATAGGTATTCTTTCAGAACTCCGAGACAGTTTAGCTTTAAAACGGTTAGAAATACGAACTCTAGAATTAGAATCTCTTGAAAAAATCCTCATCGCACACTGCCATAAAAAATTCTTGGTAGATGTACAAACATTTGGAGATCGCCTAGATGTATTGGTTAAAAATTCCCATCATGGAAAAACTGAAATTAAAAATCTTTGTCAATTAAATAAAATTAAATTAGACTCTATTCAAGTGGTTGAGCCGACTTTAGAAAATGTTTTTATTACTCGGTTACAACAATTAGAAAATCCCCCGCCTTTTAAACCATTCCCCCATGATCAGGGTAATCACTTTCGAGAAAATTCAGATTTAGCTATTGAAGTAAATTCTTTAGGAAAAGTATTTGGTAATTTTAAAGCTGTTAAAGAGATTAATTTGGAAGTTCAATATGGGGAAATTTATGGATTATTAGGAGCTAATGGAGCAGGTAAAACAACTACTATTAAAATGTTATGTGGTTTAATTGAACCAACTACAGGTCAATTATCTCTGGCTGGGACTCAAGTTAATTCTCGTAGTAGTCAACTGCGACAAAAAATTGGCTATATGAGCCAAAAGTTTACTCTCTATGATGATTTAACAATTTTAGAAAATTTAGAGTTTTATTGTGGAGTTTATGGTGTTTCTCGTCGATTGCGCCGTCGTAAAATAGAATGGGTTTTAGAAACTTGTGGTTTACACGGGAAAGAAAAGATGTTAACCGGTAATTTACCAGGTGGTTGGAAGCAGCGGGTAGCTTTTGGAGCTTCTGTAATGCATGAACCAAGTATCCTTTTTTTAGATGAACCTACGTCTGGTGTCGATCCTTTAGCTCGTCGTCAATTTTGGAAACTAATTAATCAATTCGCCCGTTCTGGTACATCAATCTTAGTAACGACTCACTATCTAGAGGAAGCTGAACAATGTAACCGAATTGGATTTATGGTAGGAGGAGAAATTGTTGCTCAAGGTTCTCCTAGTGAACTGAAAGCGACTCAACCTGGAGAATTAATTGAGTTATCAACTAATAATATTCAACAGACTTATGATTTACTTAAAAAGGAGCTAGAGCCTTGGCGGGTCTCTTTTTTTGGAGATCGCCTTCATGTTATTGTAATTAACCCTGACTTTGAAATCTCTCAGATTAAAACTCTTCTAAAAGTGGCTAATATTCAGATATTTTTGATACGTCCTATTCCCTTTTCTTTAGAAGATGTTTTTATTACTATTGTTGAACGTCATTCAAAACGTGACTAA
- a CDS encoding BrnT family toxin, which produces MTFEYDPRKAKTNWQKHRVSFAEAEMVFFDPLAIHDLAPDCVTEERFIAVGMGNMGSLLVVIYTLRGEVIRLISARRATKQERKTYEKGI; this is translated from the coding sequence ATGACATTTGAATATGATCCCAGAAAAGCAAAAACCAACTGGCAAAAGCACCGTGTTTCCTTTGCAGAAGCTGAAATGGTGTTTTTTGATCCCCTCGCTATTCATGATCTTGCTCCCGATTGTGTGACAGAAGAACGTTTTATTGCAGTGGGGATGGGAAACATGGGATCACTATTAGTGGTTATTTATACTTTGCGGGGTGAAGTCATTCGCTTGATTTCTGCTCGTCGTGCTACAAAACAAGAGAGAAAAACTTATGAGAAAGGAATATGA
- a CDS encoding ABC transporter permease, which translates to MLLSLLKNISNSRFLALFFKEVNQIVRDKNLLVFLLFSPIVQLLIFGYSINPDIQQLKLGVVNYDNTFQSRELISELTENQAFNLEIILKNEKELDKKVKEGKLTIGLVIPPDFSRTLSQDKITEIQIIIDGVDANTAGVSWGYIKQIIRQYNQKLNLDKVSPLIIPQTIFLYNPGLTSSWFFVTGIMGAIFTLTSSLVSSGTVIREKDTGTLEQLLMTPSEAWEILLAKIVPLFMLLMGNVFLSLGLGIIVFKIPLRGNFALFMVLSGVYILIGIGIGIILATISRTQQQAFLLSFFVNLPLIQLSGSIAPLESMPLILKYFSLLNPLRHYVNITRAILLKGLNLDTLWPEATALVGFALLILSIGINRFRRQLS; encoded by the coding sequence ATGCTTTTAAGTTTATTAAAAAATATATCAAATAGTCGTTTTTTGGCTCTATTTTTTAAAGAAGTTAATCAAATTGTAAGAGATAAAAATTTGTTGGTTTTTTTACTATTTTCTCCTATTGTTCAATTATTAATTTTTGGTTATTCTATTAATCCAGATATTCAACAATTAAAATTAGGAGTAGTTAATTACGATAACACTTTTCAAAGTCGTGAATTAATTTCTGAATTAACTGAAAATCAAGCTTTTAATTTGGAGATAATTTTAAAAAATGAGAAAGAATTAGACAAAAAAGTTAAAGAAGGTAAGCTAACTATTGGTTTAGTAATCCCTCCTGATTTTTCTCGAACATTAAGTCAAGATAAAATCACTGAAATTCAAATTATTATTGATGGAGTTGATGCAAATACTGCTGGAGTTTCCTGGGGCTATATCAAGCAAATAATTAGGCAATATAATCAAAAATTGAATCTAGACAAAGTTAGTCCATTAATTATTCCACAAACTATTTTTCTTTACAATCCAGGACTAACTAGTAGTTGGTTTTTTGTGACTGGAATCATGGGAGCTATTTTTACTTTAACCAGTTCTTTAGTTTCTTCTGGTACAGTGATACGAGAGAAAGATACAGGTACTTTAGAACAATTACTAATGACTCCATCGGAAGCGTGGGAAATTTTACTAGCGAAAATAGTCCCTTTATTTATGTTGCTAATGGGCAATGTTTTCTTATCTTTAGGACTTGGCATAATCGTTTTCAAAATTCCTTTACGAGGTAATTTTGCTTTATTTATGGTTCTATCAGGAGTTTATATCCTTATAGGAATTGGGATAGGAATTATATTAGCAACAATTTCCCGAACACAACAGCAAGCTTTCCTTTTATCTTTTTTTGTCAATTTGCCTTTAATTCAACTATCTGGATCAATTGCCCCTCTTGAAAGTATGCCTCTTATTCTTAAATATTTCTCTTTATTAAACCCTCTACGTCATTATGTTAATATCACTAGGGCAATTCTACTCAAAGGACTTAATCTCGATACACTTTGGCCTGAAGCAACTGCACTCGTTGGATTTGCTCTACTGATACTATCTATCGGGATCAACCGTTTTCGTCGTCAATTAAGTTAG
- a CDS encoding ABC transporter permease, with protein MKKIFVQCIKELSQFKRDRLTLALAFVLPFMTLLIFGFAIRLESKNIPIYIQDFSLTPLSRAYIERLLATNQFKRIDDKFLSKYSGQQTDILIAQGIAKVAVIIPPDFSKKIKSNSPSFVQILVDGSDVNNARLIKNSIQATTFFFLQYEGLQTSNNNLTAHLRIWFNPGRQEHLYIIPGLYGLILWTYPSLLAAIAMIREKTEGTIVQVYSSAITATEFILGKSFAYLFIGILEAVFIMVCGLLIWKLKLVIDPTTLLLGTIIFLFNSTLYGIFIGIRAPNQTAAIEAVAMTGFLTALLLSGFIYPINNIPFPLSLISYLIPTRYYIEISRDAYVRGIGWSGVWLSLLILMLWGIIVFYLTYQLIKKMQLKD; from the coding sequence ATGAAAAAAATTTTTGTTCAATGCATTAAAGAATTATCCCAATTTAAGCGAGATCGTCTGACTTTAGCACTTGCATTCGTGTTACCTTTCATGACTCTCTTGATTTTTGGTTTTGCCATTCGCTTAGAATCTAAAAATATTCCGATATATATTCAAGATTTTTCGTTAACTCCCTTAAGTCGTGCTTATATTGAACGTCTCCTCGCAACTAATCAGTTTAAGCGAATAGATGATAAATTTTTATCTAAGTATTCAGGGCAACAAACTGATATTTTAATTGCTCAAGGTATTGCTAAAGTAGCTGTTATTATTCCTCCCGATTTTAGCAAAAAAATTAAATCAAATTCTCCTAGTTTTGTTCAAATTTTAGTCGATGGAAGTGATGTTAATAATGCCCGTCTAATCAAAAATAGCATACAGGCTACTACTTTCTTTTTTTTACAATATGAGGGATTACAAACCAGCAACAATAATTTAACAGCACATCTTCGGATTTGGTTTAATCCGGGTCGTCAAGAACATCTTTATATTATACCTGGATTATATGGATTAATTTTATGGACTTATCCCTCGCTATTAGCAGCTATTGCCATGATCAGGGAAAAAACTGAAGGAACAATCGTTCAAGTTTATTCTTCCGCTATAACAGCCACAGAATTTATTTTAGGCAAAAGTTTTGCTTATCTTTTTATCGGTATTTTAGAAGCAGTTTTCATCATGGTTTGTGGCTTATTAATTTGGAAACTAAAATTAGTTATTGATCCTACAACTTTATTATTGGGAACTATCATTTTTTTATTTAATTCTACTTTATATGGAATTTTTATTGGAATTCGTGCACCCAATCAAACTGCGGCCATTGAAGCCGTTGCTATGACTGGTTTTTTAACAGCTTTACTTCTTTCAGGTTTTATTTATCCTATTAACAATATTCCTTTTCCTCTATCTCTAATTTCTTATCTCATTCCCACTAGATATTATATTGAAATAAGTCGGGATGCTTATGTTAGAGGAATTGGATGGAGTGGAGTTTGGCTTTCTTTACTTATTTTGATGCTTTGGGGAATAATTGTTTTTTATCTAACTTATCAATTAATCAAAAAAATGCAACTTAAGGATTAA
- a CDS encoding HlyD family secretion protein — protein sequence MTQTSMNQLNLKLQQEKIKTFAPSSSSRRLFRVSLLVLGLSIVGTLGSFWYFSILKKVHPLRISGRVEAYETDISSKVSGRINFVAVREGDKVSKNQILVRQDDEEIRSQLQGAKARLLVTQQQEGEAALQISIIENQIQEVKLNIEQSKQDSQARLFQAKANLDSSKSQLNEAHSQLDQAKAELKLAQTNYNRFLTLFTEGVIIQQQFDQAETVLATSQATVKARQASVNSFQKLIEAAEGELKLAQTTLLNSQIRLTQLQSLTNQLAQSRLRYKAAQAEVANAKAEEQQIKTKIDDLNVISPIDGIVIVRTVEPGVVVSAGKTLLTVINPDTVYLRGYIPEGEVGKIKIGQQAQVFLDSAPDRPLSAHISAIDTQASFTPENIYFQEDRVKQVFGIKFSLDNPQGFAKPGMPADAEIKLEEES from the coding sequence ATGACTCAAACAAGTATGAATCAACTCAATTTAAAACTTCAGCAAGAAAAAATTAAAACTTTTGCCCCATCTTCTTCTAGTCGAAGATTGTTTCGAGTATCTTTACTGGTTTTAGGTTTATCCATTGTAGGAACATTAGGTAGCTTTTGGTATTTTTCAATTCTCAAAAAAGTTCACCCATTGCGAATCAGTGGACGCGTAGAAGCCTATGAAACTGATATTAGCTCTAAAGTTTCAGGAAGAATTAACTTTGTTGCTGTTAGAGAGGGAGATAAAGTTTCTAAAAATCAGATACTTGTCCGTCAAGATGACGAAGAAATTCGATCTCAACTACAAGGGGCAAAGGCCCGTTTACTCGTTACTCAACAACAGGAAGGTGAAGCTGCTTTACAAATAAGTATTATTGAAAATCAAATTCAAGAAGTCAAACTTAATATAGAGCAGTCTAAACAAGACTCCCAAGCGCGTCTTTTTCAAGCTAAAGCCAATCTCGATTCTAGTAAATCCCAACTCAATGAAGCACATAGTCAACTTGATCAAGCTAAAGCTGAACTCAAGCTGGCACAAACTAATTATAATCGTTTTTTAACATTATTTACAGAAGGAGTGATTATTCAACAGCAATTCGATCAAGCTGAAACAGTATTAGCCACAAGTCAAGCCACAGTCAAAGCTCGTCAAGCTTCCGTAAATTCTTTTCAAAAATTAATTGAAGCAGCAGAGGGAGAGTTAAAATTAGCACAAACGACCCTTTTAAATTCTCAAATTCGTCTGACTCAACTTCAAAGTTTAACCAACCAGTTAGCTCAATCGCGTTTACGATATAAAGCAGCCCAAGCAGAAGTCGCTAATGCTAAAGCGGAAGAGCAACAAATAAAAACAAAAATAGACGATTTAAACGTAATTAGTCCGATTGATGGGATTGTAATAGTTCGCACTGTCGAACCAGGAGTTGTTGTCTCTGCTGGCAAAACTCTGTTGACAGTTATTAATCCTGATACTGTTTATCTTCGAGGATATATTCCCGAAGGTGAAGTTGGGAAAATCAAAATTGGTCAACAAGCTCAAGTTTTTTTAGATTCTGCTCCTGATCGGCCTCTCAGTGCACACATTAGTGCGATCGATACTCAAGCATCTTTTACCCCTGAAAATATCTATTTTCAAGAAGATCGAGTCAAACAAGTTTTTGGAATAAAATTCAGTCTAGACAATCCCCAGGGGTTTGCAAAACCTGGAATGCCAGCTGATGCAGAAATTAAGCTAGAGGAAGAGTCGTGA
- a CDS encoding amidohydrolase family protein: MLNGYKIIDADSHVIEPPAMWGQYLEPKFREFAPSADMKIKGEPISQKISPQVQAEGNKQMMQAHPHAYLNRYNPESHVQSMTQMGIDVAFIYPNYGLWLFAIDSLPAEVMGAFVRAYNTWLYEEFCSYDPARLKGVAAVNQHDPEDMVKELHRSATLGWKAVFLRPNPVKGRILSDPAYEPFWAACEDLDMAVGIHEGHWSRLPTTGADRFHTRFALHACSHPMEQMMALLALIEGGVLERHPKLRIGFLESGCGWLPYWLWRLDEEYQVTPWEVKDRVRLMPSEYFRRQCFIAVDPSEPYLSQLIDYIGSDNIIFGSDYPHMDHKPDIVSQIVQLEKDLAKETVEKILAYNPTRFYGSV, encoded by the coding sequence ATGCTCAACGGGTACAAAATTATTGATGCTGATTCCCACGTCATTGAACCCCCCGCAATGTGGGGCCAATACCTAGAACCTAAATTTAGGGAATTTGCTCCTTCTGCTGACATGAAAATCAAAGGAGAACCGATTAGTCAAAAAATCTCCCCACAAGTCCAAGCAGAAGGGAATAAGCAGATGATGCAAGCTCATCCCCACGCTTATCTCAATCGCTATAACCCGGAATCCCATGTTCAATCTATGACACAAATGGGCATAGATGTGGCTTTTATTTATCCCAATTATGGACTGTGGTTATTTGCCATTGATAGCCTACCCGCCGAAGTGATGGGGGCTTTTGTCCGTGCTTACAATACATGGTTATATGAAGAATTTTGTAGCTATGACCCCGCTAGACTGAAAGGAGTCGCTGCAGTCAATCAACATGATCCCGAAGATATGGTCAAAGAGCTACACCGCAGCGCAACCTTGGGCTGGAAGGCGGTTTTTTTGCGCCCTAACCCCGTTAAAGGCAGAATTTTGAGCGATCCGGCATACGAACCCTTTTGGGCGGCCTGCGAGGATTTGGACATGGCTGTAGGAATTCATGAGGGACATTGGAGTCGTTTACCCACCACCGGCGCCGATCGATTTCACACCCGTTTTGCCCTTCATGCTTGTTCTCACCCCATGGAGCAGATGATGGCACTGTTAGCCTTAATAGAAGGAGGGGTGTTAGAACGTCATCCTAAGCTAAGAATCGGATTTTTAGAGTCGGGCTGCGGTTGGCTACCCTATTGGTTATGGAGACTTGACGAAGAGTATCAAGTTACACCTTGGGAGGTCAAAGATCGGGTAAGATTAATGCCATCAGAGTATTTTCGCCGTCAATGCTTTATTGCCGTTGACCCCTCTGAACCCTATCTATCTCAGCTTATAGACTATATTGGCAGTGATAATATTATCTTTGGCTCAGATTATCCACACATGGATCATAAGCCCGATATTGTTAGTCAAATAGTTCAGCTTGAGAAAGATTTAGCTAAAGAAACAGTGGAAAAGATACTTGCGTACAATCCTACCCGTTTTTATGGCTCAGTCTGA